The Chloroflexota bacterium nucleotide sequence GCCTGGAGAATAGACTATAATGAAAACAGGCCGCATAGTTCGTTGAAATACTTAAGCCCCATGGAGTATGCTAAATACGACCAGAAAACTCTAATTCATAGTTTCCTATAAAATGGGGTAGGGTCAATGATATGCCAGCAAGATTTTGCGGGAGAGAGCAGGTCTTCTATGTTTTCCATGTCTCAAATTGAGAGGAGTTAAGATATATCAGTGGCTTAGGCAAGATCATCTATATCCCAATCCCGGTTGATTAGGCGGCTTGACAATCTAGATAGTTGAAATTTATCTTTGAAGTCCCTAATGACCTGCTCGGCATTGAAGTCTTTGCATGAGAAAACGTCAATATTGATATAGCGGCGTTCGACGAAAGTATGAATGCTGATATGACTCTCTGCGATAAAGACGAAGCCAGAGATTCCCCAGTCTTCGGGTTTGGAGCCGGTGTATCTAAAAACAAGCGGAGACGAAATCTTTGTCATTCCAATCCGGACAGGATAGGAATCCAGTAGTTGATAGATGAATTGCTCATCCTGCATTAGTTTTGGATTGTCTCCGTAGCCATCAATAACCAGGTGCATGGTTCTCCCTAAATCAAGCTTTTCCTTAGTTCGAAAAGTGCTGTCGTGACCGCTCTTTGTTTTACTTGTAGTCGGTTACCAGGATAGTTTCTAGCAAAACTCTGCCTGCGCTGCCCGTCGTCGAGGCCAACAAAGATGGTACCGATTGGTTGCCCCTCGATTTCCGCAGGTCCCATAACTCCAGTGAGTCCGACACCGATAGATGTCCCCAGTTTTTCTCTAGCTATTGTTGCCATAGCTTCAGCTGCCTCGCTGCTGACGGTTCCACACCGAGAGATAAGCTGCTGGTTAAGTCCAAAGGCCGTCCTGGTTTCATCAGTATAGGCAACAAGGCCTCCCCTAAAATATCTAGAGCTTCCCGGAACATTCGTGACGACGTTGGCTAGATAACCACCAGTGTAGGATTCCATAGTAGCCAGGCTCAATTCTTTTGCTCTAAGCAAGGCTCCAACAAGGTTCTCGAGAGTGTCAGAATCAACTCCCCATATATAATCATTTAAGATTGCCCTAAGGTCAGCTTCACGTTGGGTAATAAGCTCTTGTGCCTTGCTTTTGGTGTTTGCTTTGGCTGTGATGCGTAAGTAAATGCCATCAATTTTAGCGTATGTGGCCAAAGTCGGGTTTGTGGCGGGAAGGAAAGGACTTGCTCGTTCGTCTATTTCCGCCTCAGTAAGGCCGAAAGTCTTAAGTGTTTTGGAAACAATGACAGCATTAGCTATTTTCTTTTGCAGTCTGGGTATTATTTCTTTTGTCCACATTAATTCCATCTCGCGTGGTGGGCCGGGCATGGTGATAACTATTCGATTATCACGTTCTATCCACCAACCGGGCGCAGTACCTCGAGGATTCCGGATAATTTTTGCTGAGGGAATTATTGTTGCTTGCTTGATATTGCTTGGCGGCATTTCTATTTTATAGTAGCTGAATAGCTCTTCAAATTTCTGGACTAGAGTGTGGTCAATCGCTAGCTCCTCTCCGAGAAAATCTGCGATAGCTTCGCGAGTGATATCGTCTTGTGTAGGCCCTAAACCACCAGTAGTGATGATGATGTCAGATCTCTGCCAAGCTTGCTTCAGGGTCTCGATTAGTCTGTGCTGGTTGTCACCGACTGTGGATATGAAGTTAAGGTCAAGCCCGAGCAAAGGTAGTTGGCTGGCAAGATAAGCGGAGTTTGTGTCAGTTATCTCCCCTAGAAGAAGTTCAGTGCCAATTGAAATTATCTCTGTCTTCATGTTGAATAATGCTCAGGAAATCAACATTTGATTGTTGAGATTCCTAGGTATTTTTCTACCAGTGCCATTGCACAGTATTTGCCACACATACTACAAGTTGGCCCGGTAGGGGTGTATTTATTGTGAACTAGCCGAACTTTTTCGGGGTCTAGTGACAGCTCAGCTTGTAATCCCCAATCGAGGTTCTTTCTAGCCATAGACATTTTTCTGTCCCACTCGCTTGCTCTCTTTGTGCCTCTAACAATGTCAGCAGCATGGGCGGCAATGCGCGAAGCTATCACACCTATTTTTACATCTTCAACGTCTGGTAGCGAGAGATGTTCTGCAGGTGTGACATAACACAGAAAATCAGCCCCTGAGGCGGCGGCAATGGCGCCGCCAATAGCAGCAGTTATATGGTCGTATCCGGCAGCAATGTCAGTTACCAGGGGGCCGAGGACATAAAATGGAGCTCCGTGACAAAGGCTTTTTTCTAATTGAACGTTAGTGACAATTTGATCCAGCGGTAAATGTCCTGGTCCCTCTACCATTGTTTGTACGCCAGCTTCTCTAGC carries:
- a CDS encoding transposase, whose product is AWRIDYNENRPHSSLKYLSPMEYAKYDQKTLIHSFL
- a CDS encoding S-adenosylmethionine decarboxylase proenzyme, translated to MHLVIDGYGDNPKLMQDEQFIYQLLDSYPVRIGMTKISSPLVFRYTGSKPEDWGISGFVFIAESHISIHTFVERRYINIDVFSCKDFNAEQVIRDFKDKFQLSRLSSRLINRDWDIDDLA
- a CDS encoding competence/damage-inducible protein A — its product is MKTEIISIGTELLLGEITDTNSAYLASQLPLLGLDLNFISTVGDNQHRLIETLKQAWQRSDIIITTGGLGPTQDDITREAIADFLGEELAIDHTLVQKFEELFSYYKIEMPPSNIKQATIIPSAKIIRNPRGTAPGWWIERDNRIVITMPGPPREMELMWTKEIIPRLQKKIANAVIVSKTLKTFGLTEAEIDERASPFLPATNPTLATYAKIDGIYLRITAKANTKSKAQELITQREADLRAILNDYIWGVDSDTLENLVGALLRAKELSLATMESYTGGYLANVVTNVPGSSRYFRGGLVAYTDETRTAFGLNQQLISRCGTVSSEAAEAMATIAREKLGTSIGVGLTGVMGPAEIEGQPIGTIFVGLDDGQRRQSFARNYPGNRLQVKQRAVTTALFELRKSLI